One Curtobacterium herbarum genomic window carries:
- a CDS encoding DNA-3-methyladenine glycosylase: MSRAAAAALLALLAEPASVSAPALLGATLTGKDVTLRITEVEAYSGSTDPGSHGHRGMTPRNRHLFGAPGTLYAYRSYGIHTCVNVVSGPEGASSGSLLRGAEVVDGIETARRRRGPSVADVALARGPGNLGVALGAVLGEDDGSSLLDGSGPYRLTLAPGLEARLASATPAAVVDGLLADGSIARGPRTGVGGIAGGASFPWRFWLRGDPTVSPYRRHKGAVG, encoded by the coding sequence ATGAGTCGCGCGGCGGCTGCCGCGCTGCTCGCCCTGCTGGCGGAGCCGGCCTCGGTCTCCGCGCCGGCCCTGCTCGGTGCGACGCTCACCGGCAAGGACGTCACGCTCCGCATCACCGAGGTCGAGGCCTACTCCGGATCCACCGACCCGGGATCGCACGGACACCGCGGGATGACGCCGCGGAACCGGCACCTGTTCGGCGCACCCGGCACCCTGTACGCGTACCGCTCGTACGGCATCCACACCTGCGTCAACGTCGTGAGCGGACCCGAGGGTGCCTCGTCGGGGTCCCTGCTCCGCGGGGCCGAGGTCGTCGACGGCATCGAGACGGCACGGCGACGGCGTGGTCCGTCCGTCGCCGACGTCGCCCTCGCGCGCGGACCGGGCAACCTCGGTGTCGCGCTCGGCGCGGTCCTCGGCGAGGACGACGGCTCCTCGCTCCTCGACGGTTCCGGTCCGTACCGGCTCACCCTGGCGCCCGGACTGGAGGCCCGACTCGCCTCCGCGACACCGGCTGCGGTCGTCGACGGCCTGCTGGCCGACGGCTCGATCGCGCGCGGACCCCGGACGGGAGTCGGCGGGATCGCCGGTGGCGCCTCCTTCCCGTGGCGGTTCTGGCTGCGCGGCGACCCGACCGTCTCCCCGTACCGCCGGCACAAGG